The sequence gtccgtgaccccaatgctttgccgccgtccgtgacctcaatgctctgccgccgtccgtgattccaatgctctgccgggatttcaatgccctgtcgggatttcaatcatctgccgggatttcaatgccctgccgggatttcaatcctctgtcaggatttcaatgctctgccgggatttcaatcctctgccgggatttcaatgccctgccgggatttcaatcatctgtcgggatttcaatgctctgccgcatttctctgctctgagggacatttctctgctctgacaggaCTGTTCTGACGGGCAGTTCTCTGATCTGATAggaatttctctgctctgaccgggctgctctgagggacatttctcttCTCTGaaagggtatttctctgctctgaccgggctgctctgacgagcatttctctgatctgatagGAATTTCTCTGCTCTACTCTACGGGCTACACTGTTTTGCGCCTTTGCTCTATGGGCTGCTTTGATCTATTTTAATCGCTGCTCAACGAGAAATAAGCCGCCTTTTTGGCGTGCTATTGTCATCTATTGGTCTTCTCATGCGCTGGATTTCTTACGTGCTCAACAACAGGGTATACTGTTCAAACTCGTCAAATATTTATGATGGGTTTCCtcacatgatcagagtatcatatttctcaGCTTCGACATGGGTCCTCTTAtgttattcgggtattcttgcaacggtcttctgattcatccaacacaaagcatttatattgcctatctatgcaaagtattcaatatggggtattctcagcgctggtcttcttttgcgcccaaagaaatggaaattatttatctttgtcaacattcaataaacaagaaggaaatctaatttggaactacaattccaaagtcaaggggaaaatgcttatctctgctttttttataatattaaaactcttatgtcttcatgatttgcagggattaaggaaaacagcacagcgctggctttaacaatacttggctggctgaacacgaagaatacccggttcaaccagaccaggggaggagtagctgatgaggactgaaatatgcaccagcgctgtgcactatataatgggaacatttctatttatgcttatgattagtattattattattaagctaaCCAGTGCAGGTTTAATGGAAGACTTGGGATAGTAAAAGAAATAATAGAGCTTCCGGCGTAGTCAAGCAAGCATAGGCGACTCAGACCAAGgtcaatgtattaaaggggcttaagcccaattatattagggaatgggcttgaggccctaaggcttatttacatgcttataaatagagacttagtagTGGGTTAGgagcatcatctcattttttactcattcatctcttgtaaaatgtaattctctcgAAGTATAGTGAAAAAATCCCCAACACctcgtggacgtaggtcttctcgaccgaaccacgtaaatccggtgtcgtttactgctttctagtttaggtgttggtttctcgtttcaccaatgagattcgaactcaggaccatgaattcatccaataaggtgatgaatcaaccgtggatcttgatgatctaagggctgaaaatggttcatattttatacaataaaatgtatttttactATAGCCATctcctacacacacacacacacacacacacacacatatatatatatatatatgtgtgtatgtgtgtgtgtgaaataaaattttatagaaaaagaaaaaacgacccaaaacccttgaaagcacaaccAAGCAGACTAAgagccgagcctcgttaaaaccttgctaggaaaaaaCTCAAAGGGAAACCCCATagcaaggaaaaagagtgctcgtctatGTAACAAAAAACCAAGTAGGGTTAATGccgtgaaaaaccatgaactttggtgccatttcaaaattttccatgaactattttttttatccaattttccatgaacttaaacgcctgaacaatttttccacgaATTTTTCCTCCGGTGAAGCTCCGGGCTGACATGGCAATTTTTAGGCAATACGAGCTGATATGGCGCTTATGTGGACCAAAAATTTCCACATGGAAAAAAAAAGCACGAATTGTTCTTCTTCctcacccttctctctctctacgttttctctcttctctcttgtctctctctcgctctcctCCGGCGGACGTCGCCGGTTTTCGCCGCATCCGGCGCCGCGAGGCCGGCGCCTTTTCTTCTCCCTCTTTCCTTCCTCCATTTTCTCCCAAATTCTCAAACTACAAACTTCCTagggtttttaaattttttcatttcaGATCAGCAAGTCGGTGGAAATTTTCCCATTTCAGATCTACAAGTCGGTGGAGGATTGGGAGGACGAAAGCTGCAAGTCGCCGCCGCCAGTCGCGCCTCTCTATCCCTCGCTCGATCCCCCATCTCTCTCTGTTGTTGCTGTGCTGGTGAAGTTGTAGAGAATTCCAACCCCCAAATCCATTTCTCCGACCTCCCCTTCTCCGCCGCGACGAAAGGGCAAGTCGCCGCCGCCAGTCGCGCCTCTCTATCCCTCGCTCGATCCCCCATCTATCTCTGTTGTTGCTGTGCTGGTGAAGTTGCAGAGAATTCCAACCCCCAAATCCATTTCTCCGACCTCCCCTTCTCCGCCGCCGATCATGGCCTCCCTCCGGACACAGAGAACTCGGAGGCCGTACCCCTCCACCTCCTCGCCACCCTCTTCCGCGCCTCCACCTCCCTCCAACCCCCCTTCCGCGCCCTAATCCGCGATATAACCGCCAGAGACGGCGCCCCGCCGCTCTGCATAATCTCCGACTTCTTCATGGGCTGGGCTAACGAGGTCGACGAATCCTCCGGTGGAATTAAGGTaaaaacgacgccgttttacCCCcaatgaaacgacgtcgttttggttcCTGTCCGGCGGTGCCATGTCATATTTCAGGTTATTTAAAAATGCCATGTCAGcattcaatttggggatttttgaaaattgtggaaaaattgttcaaccccttaagttcatggaaaattggataaaaaaaatagttcatggaaaattttgaaatggcaccaaagttcatggtttttcacggcattaacccttattattattattattattattattattattattattattattattattattattattattattattattattattataatgtaAAGTAGAAGACACATAGTTCCACTGTTACTTAACTTAATATTGTGATAAAGATAgagataaaattgattttaatgatataataattttgtagatatacaattaaaataagTGTATATCTCATTATTCAACTACTAATATGTTATTTagtacttgattattatattcttacttatttagtatttttatagaaatatttttttatagattatggtttaattatttatttttaaataattgttgAAATTCTAGacaataattatgattttatttttagttaatttaatattaatttatagattaattttaaaagagaaaaaaaaatgaatcgaTTAAATTATTTGAAACTTTTTTTGCTTAGCTCCACACACAAAAATAATGTATAAGTTCATAAGTAAGAGACCGATCGAGTTAGGCCGACCTAACCCAAAAGTCAAAAAAATATCATATCATAAttcttatcattttttttttgtgactAGTCATAATTCTTATCATAATTGTGACTATCTCGTATAAATTCATAAGatatactctttttttttttttgaggtgaaGATATACTctatttttagaattacaatagGTATAGATTAATGGAGAATCGGTAGTCAGATTACCCacatgatttttctttttttctattattgttccttttattttttccaGGAACTCGTGGAGATTTCTTGAAATAAGCTAATATAAACTCAAGAAGATTGCTAAAAGAGATTGAAATATATGACCGTCAAATGGGAACCCAAAGTAGATGAGATAGGGTTAGGCCGACCAAAGtcaaacatataaataaatctcCTCACAAATTCATAACAAGCAAAAGTCCAAATGATTAACACCAATCAACAAAATCGGCAGATGACGTGCAATTTTTCAAAGTTCATTCTAAACGTACAATTTActctctctataaatatggaGTGAAGTATGTGCCATATATTTACCATCATTtatcaaaattaatcaattaatagtAGATATGGCAAGCTCGTGTCCAGGCAAGAACCACCTTCTCTCTAGCTAGCTACATTTATTTTGATTACATATATATGGTATAATTTTTAGTACGAATGTTTGTATAGGGAAGAATTCGTGGCCGGAGTTGGTGGGGAAGAATGGAGAGGATGCGGCGGTCgtgatagagagagaaaatcgaaaagtGGATGCGATAGTTCTAAAAGACGGAACTCCGGTTACCAAGGATTTCCGCTGCGACCGTGTGTGGGTTTGGGTCGACGATTGGGGGATCGTGGTTCGTACACCCACCGCCGGTTAAATTATAATCACATTCCTCCTCTTTTTATTTACACTTATATATCTATGATGTCAATTAAGTGTTGTAAACTACCGTTGCTCTTAAATAAATAGTGCCAATGGCCAATAAATAAATTGTACCTTGTAAACTACCGTTGCACTTAAATAAATAGTGCCAATGGCCAATAAATAAATTGTACCTTCTCTTGTTAAATTACTTGGTTTGTGcgtcaattttatatttttggctTCATAAATGAAGAGCCATAAGTTTAGTGTTTGGATTCTATAAGAATTGTTCTTCTAACTTAACATTCTGGCTTTTCCTTTGTGGCTTTCAGATATTGTCATCTCCGATTTACCTTAATATAAGTTCTTTtccctctcaaaaaaaataaataaataaatcttaacATTCATGCCGCTTTTGTATTTTCCCTACTCTTGCTTCTTATTTCACTACATTATTGTATAATCCAATTGGCATGCATTCGAGCTCACGAATAAGAAATCAACAAATCTCTCTCAATTCAgttcgaaaaaaaaaagagagaggtgATGATGCGACtttcatattatatttagatttataaatAATTGGCACTTGGTTTGGACCTTTTCTCTTTCTAAGAAAAATTCAAAGTAAGCCACTATACAAAGAAAACCACTGTACAAAAAAGGTctatttgacaaaaaaaaaaaatggattgaAGTCTATTTGACAAATTTTTTTGGATTGAAGTTTATTTGACAATGAACGCAATATAAATCTGCATTTCTTTTTGGGTTAATGGCCTGTAAAACCATAAACTTTGAGCGAATTCTGGTTTTAACCTCTAACAAAAGATTCTGCCTGTAAAACCACAAACTTTGAAATCTTTCTGATTTTGACTATGAGATAATTTACAGCCGCTTATGTGATATTTTAATCTATTTTCTTTAgttaaatgacgtcgttttgctTTTTTAAAAGAACGACGTCATTTTTGTGTCATCGTCGATTAAGACATGCTGGATTTCAAGCTGCCAACTCAACCTATTTTTGGTCGGAAATTTATCCCGTAGTCAAAATCAGAAAGATTTCAAAGTTTGTGGTTTTACAAGCAGAATCTTTTGTTAGAGGTTAAAACCAAAATTCGTTCAAAGTTCGTGGTTTTACAGGCCATTAACCCTTTCTTTTTTAAGTAGTTGTAGTTTTGTTCAGGACTGATTTTATACGCCCCCATTTAATCTTTAAAGCTTCCtctttataaataatataacagAATCATAATTATATGTCTGTCTTTTCTCTACAGccctcaatttaaaatttaacaaaGTTAGcacttatatttttatctatagAATCCTAACAAAATATAACCATATCGAGTATTAGGAGCTTCGGCTAAAAATACCATAGATGACTTGGCTGTTCTTGGAGTGCCTTGCGTCACACAATTGTATTGCTTAAAGgttaattaatcatttttattttattgattacACTTATTTTAGATCATTGTATTAGAGGACGAAAAtctgtttttaaaatttatgtgttGTGCGTTGATCAATTTTGCGTATTCCAATTAGAAGGGTCTCGAACAATTTTAGTATCCAGTATTAATGTTACGAAATATTTATTAGAGATAGGTTGTTTTTTCCATTTCATTAAAAGTGgtctctattttattttaaattatctcATTATAAATGacttattttaataaatgacAAAATTTAATACTAAAAAAAATGTAGGTTCTAccacttttaattaatttatattttttttcttaatttacgTGTCCAAAAATTTTGTGTCACTTATAATAGGACATATGAAGTTATCTatttaatactccttccgtcccacttatcttgccacatttttctttttagtttgtcccatttatattgacattttctaaaaatagtatGCTGTCTCTACATTCCCTACACACATCAAATACATGGTCCTTAtccactttacactcttaactctttatttttaatctcCGTACCCAAATTAAATGCGCCAAGATAAGTGGGATGGAACGagcattattttaataaattatatctaatTTTCAATGTTTTGAATGGAATTATTCTGTCATTCTCTGTTGTACATACAAAAATACGGACtctttgttttctttattttcactcttactctctctcaaaccctaattgctccgttgttgatgctctaatTATTTTGCGCCGACGAGCTgctatctttctctctctctccgacgATGTCTCTTCTTTAATGTTCTTCATTGTCGCTGTCAAACATCTTTTTTTGCAGAATTCggtaaaacatgaattaaaggGAGTTCCAGATCTACGATAGTTATGAGATTCAAAATCAGATCTAAAAAGGTCTAGAACGAATGGAATGAATTTGTACCATCCATTTCAAGATCTGTCGTGTCAGTCGAAGGAATGGATGGTGCGAACGTACCTGTTGGTACCATCCATTCTTGGAACAACAGAGACTCGTCAGACATATGCTCGACATGAATGGTACAAAATTAATCATTTGGCACCATTCGTACCAAGTGTATCGGCGGATACTTTTGGGGCATTGCTAAAACCAATTTCCAAGCTTCTCCATAATGTCTGTCCAGAATCAAGATTCACCGGCACAATCAATGTATCTATTTCAAA comes from Salvia miltiorrhiza cultivar Shanhuang (shh) chromosome 3, IMPLAD_Smil_shh, whole genome shotgun sequence and encodes:
- the LOC131014164 gene encoding proteinase inhibitor; translation: MASSCPGKNSWPELVGKNGEDAAVVIERENRKVDAIVLKDGTPVTKDFRCDRVWVWVDDWGIVVRTPTAG